CGTCCTGGCGTTATTATCGGAAGAGGCGGAACGGGAGCCGAAGAGCTTCGTGCAGAAATCATGAAAATTGTTAAAGAAAAAGTTGAAGTTAGGGTTAATATAAACGAGATAAGAAGCCCGGAATTGAATGCAAGGCTTGTTGCGCAGGGTGTCGCGGAGCAGATCGAGAAAAGATCGCCTTTCAGAAGGACATTGAAACAGGCCATCGAAAGAACAATGCAGAATAAGACGGCGCAGGGAGTCAAGATCGCGATATCCGGAAGGCTGGACGGCGCTGAAATGGCCAGGACTGAATGGCTCAGCAACGGAAAGATACCTCTTCACACATTCAGGGCCGATGTTGATTTTGCAAAATACAATGCCTATACGACGTATGGAGTCGTCGGGATCAAGGTTTGGATCTACAAAGGCGAAGTTTTTAATGAAAAAAGTAAATAATATTAAGCTTAAAGAAAATTTATGTTAATGCCTAAAAAAGTAAAACATAGGAAATATCAGAAAGGAAGAATGAGAGGTTTGTCGTACAAAGGAAACACGATCGCTCACGGATCTTTTGCATTGAAATCGCTTGAGGCGTATTTGATCTCAAGCAGGCAGATCGAAGCGGCAAGAAGGGCCATGACAAGATATATCCAGAGGGGCGGAAAGATCTGGATCAGGATATTCCCGGATAAGCCCATCACGAAGAAATCGGCAGAGGTGCCGATGGGTGTGGGAAAAGGAAGCCTTGACCATTTTGCGGCCGTCGTACAGCCGGGAAGGATCCTTTTTGAGATGGATGGCGTGAAAGAAGAAGTGGCAAGAGAAGCGATGAAAAGAGCTGCGGATAAGCTGCCTGTGAAGACCAGATTTATTTCAAAAGAAGAACTGGGTTATTAATTCAATATAAAGGTTTAATATGAAGATAAAAGAAATAAGAGAAAAATCGGAAAAAGAACTTCAGAATATGGTGAGAACCGAGAAAGAAAAGCTGAAAAAGCTGAGATTTTCACTCTCCAGCAAGCAGCTGAAGAACTATAATGTCATCGGTGAAACGAAAAAGAACATTGCCAAGGCGAAGACGATTTTGAAGGAGAAATCCCAAATAAGCAATAAGGAAACTAACTAATTTATTATTATGAAAAAAGAAACTAAGAAAGTTAATATAATTGTGAAAAAGAGAAGGGTTCTCCATGGGGTGGTTGTGAGCGACAAGATGGACAAGACGGTCGTCGTCCGCGTGGACAGGCTGAAGATGGATTCGAAATATAAGAAAAGATATAAAGTAAGCAAGAAATATAAGGCTCATGACGAAGAGAACAAGTTGAAAGAAGGGGATCTGGTGGAAATTACGGAAAACAAGCCCATGAGCAAAGACAAGAAGTGGGTCGCTCAGAAGATTAAATAAGCAAGATAAATTAATTTAATTATTTATGATACAACAAGGAACAGGCCTGAATGTCGCTGACAATTCGGGTGCAAAATTCGCAAGATGCATAAAAGTCCTCGGTGGAACAAGGAAGAGATACGCCAAAATAGGCGATGTCATTGTGATCACCATAAAGACAGCCGAGCCAAGGCAGCAGGTCAAAAAGGGAGAGGTTCAGAGGGCGGTGATAATCAGGCAGAAAAGGGCATACAGGAGAAAAGATGGTTCTTATGTCAGGTTTGATGATAATGCGGTTGTGATCGTCGACAAAGACCTTGTGACTCCGAAGGGTACGCGTGTTTTCGGGCCGGTAGCGAGGGAATTAAGGGAAAAAGGATTCATGAAGATAATATCGCTGGCGCCGGAACTCATTTAAAAGCTTAATAATAAATGGATTTAATATAATTTATGAAAATAAAGAGCAATGACAATGTAATGATCCTTGCCGGAAAAGATAAGGGCAAGAAAGGAAAGGTCTCCAAGGTTATGCGAAAGGAGAGTAAGGTTGTTGTCGAAGGAGTGAATATCATCAAGAAGCATATAAAGGCCAGAAAAGCAGGAGACAAAGGCCAGATCGTGACTTTTCCGTCGCCGATCGACGTTTCGAATGTGATGCTGATCTGCCCGAAATGCAACAAGGAAACGAGAGTCGGACATCTTGTTCTGGAAAACGGAGAGAAGCACAGGATCTGCAAGAAATGCAATCAGGAGATCGAAACTAAACCGGTAAATAACTAATTTAAATAATTTGTATGTATACTTCAAGGTTAAAAGAAAAATATAGGAAAGAAATTGTGCCCAAGCTCCAAAAAGAGCATGGATATAAGAATAACATGGCCGTACCGAAGATCATTAAGGTCGTGGTTAATGCCGGGCTCGGAAAGATCCTGAAGAACAATGCAGATGATCTGGAAAGAATATCCGAGGATTTTGCGAAGATCACCGGGCAGAAAGGTGTTATTACGAAAGCCAGAATGGCAATATCCGGATTCAAGATCAGACAAGGAATGGCTGTCGGGATAAAGACGACCTTGAGGGGAAATAATATGTATGATTTTTTGGATAAGCTGATAAATGTTTCTCTTCCGCAAATAAGGGATTTCCGCGGATTCTCGAAAAAGTCGTTTGACGGGAAGGGAAATTTTTCTATAGGCATAAGGGAGCATATAGTTTTTCCGGAAGCGCAGAAAGACAATATCAAAAGCATATTCGGTCTTGAGATAGTGATCGTGACCAATGTGAAGACTGACGAGGAAGCATTAAAGCTCCTTACGAAAATAGGTTTTCCAATATTCGAAAATAACTAGTTTTTATTATAAATTTCTAAAACAATATGGCAAGATTAGCTCTGAAAGTAAAAGCTTTAAAAAAACCCAAGTTCTCGACCAGGATAATCAGAAGATGCTGGAAGTGCGGAAGGAACCGAGGATATATCAGGAAGTTCGACCTGTGCAGGATTTGCATCAGGGAATTGGTAAGCAAGGGCGAGATACCGGGCTTGAAAAAAAGCAGCTGGTAATTACAAAATATAATTTCACTAATATTAATTTTAATTTTTTGCTATGACTATGACAGATCCAATAGCAGACATGTTAACAAGGATAAGAAACGCTCAGAAAACCAATAAATCGGTGGTGGCGATGCCGTCCTCAAAATTTAAATTGGCGATAGCAAAAATCCTTAAGACTGAAGGCTATATTGAAGATACGATACAGCATAAAAAAGGGATGAAGATAACACTTGAAATAGTTTTAAGGAAGATCGACGATCATTATGCCATTTCCGGGATCGAAAAAGTGTCGAGGCCGGGCCAGCGTGCATATGTCAGAAGGAACAACCTTCCGAAGGTATTGGGAGGCTATGGAATTGCTATAGTTTCGACATCCAAGGGTGTTATGACCAACATTGAAGCGAAGAAAAGCGGACTGGGCGGAGAAGTGGTTTGCAGGGTGTGGTAGATCGCCAGCGACGGGATGAATATGGTTTTGTTATTAAATAAGTTTAATTTTATATTATTATGAGCAAGATTGGAAAAAAACCAATAGAGATACCAGCGGGAGTAAATGTTTCTGTTGATAAAGAAAATAATGTCACGATTAAGGGGCCAAAAGGCGAACTTAAAACGGCTTTCGATATTCGATTGAATATAGAGATCAAAGAAAATAAGATCTTTGTCACGCCGAATAAAAAAGGCGATAATGAGATCTTTCCGATGTGGGGGCTGACAAGAGCCATGATACAGAATATGATCGTCGGAGCCGAAAAGGGATATGAGAAAAAGCTTGAACTGCAGGGAGTAGGATTCAAGGTGGCTGCCAAAGGAAAAGATCTTGAATTCAATCTAGGTTTTTCGCACCCGATCATCTTTAAGGCGATTCAGGGGATAGATTTCAAGATCGATAAGAATATTGTGACTGTATCGGGCGTCGATAAGCAGCTTGTCGGACAGGTGGCGGCGGATATCAGGAGCCTGAAAGAACCGGAGCCTTATAAAGGAAAGGGCGTCAGATATGTCGGAGAATATGTGAGAAGGAAAGAAGGAAAGAAGGTTGCGGGAACAACAGCGTAATTTATAAAATCGTTATATTAATAATCAGCATTTATGAAAACATCAGAAAAAGCAAAAAGAAAGGCCAGAATAAGAAGGCATAACAGAGTGCGCGCCAAAGTGGCCGGGACAAAAGAAGTTCCGAGGCTTAGCGTGTTCAGAAGCAACAAGGGATTTTTCATTCAGCTTATAGATGATAATGAAGGAAAGACGCTTGCAAGCGTTGATTCGAAGGAGATCAAGGAAGCAAAGAAAAAGACCGATGCCGCAAAAGAGGGTGGAAAGCTTATTGCGAAGAAAGCCATCGAGAAAAAGATAACCAAGGCTGTTTTTGACAGGGGCGGATACAAATATCACGGCAGAATTAAGGCGGTAGCCGAAGGGGCGAGAGAAGGCGGATTGAAATTCTAGCGCTCTTCTCTATATTTATTCGATAAATAATTATTTATTAATATGATACAAGAAGAAAAAAAGGACGATAAAAAATTCAGAGGGAAGTTCCGCGGAAAAAGAAGAGAAAGGAACGAGTATGATCAGAAGGTCATCGATATAGCCAGGGTTACCCGTGTGGTTAAGGGCGGAAAAAGATTCAGTTTCAGGACGACCATGGTTATCGGGAACAAGCATGGCAAGGTTGGCGTCGGCATAGCCAAGGGAGCTGATATGAAAATATCGACCGAAAAGGCGTATGCAAGTGCTAAGAAAAATATCGTAGATATAAATATCAAAGGAAATACGATCCCGTATCCTATCAGTTACAAACTGGGCGGTGCAAGGATCATCCTCCGGCCGGCTTCAAAGGGAACCGGTATAATGGCGGGCGGAGCGGTCAGGAGCGTCATGGCGCTTGTTGGCATAAATGATATCACCGGAAAAATGCTCGGATCGGGAAGCAAGATCGTGAATGCGAGAGCTGCGATCGAAGCGCTTCAGCAATTTTCCGTCAAGAAGGTTGGTGAGATCAGAGTTGATGAAATGAAAAAAAGAAGAGATAGCAAGGCTGCAGCAAATGCGGAGAAAAATAAGGATATCAAAAAAGCGGCTGCGCCGGCTGATATGAAAAAAACCGATCAAAAGACCGAAGTGAAAAGCGAGAAAAAGCAATAAACAATAATAATAGTCACTTAATTTAATTTTATGCAGTTACATCAAATCAAACCAGACAAGAGAAAAAAAAGGAAGGAAATAGGTCGTGGCGGTATGCATGGCCATTCGGCTACGCGTGGAACCAAAGGCCAGAAAGCAAGGTCCGGACGCGGCGGGAAAACCAAGAGTTTCGAAGGAACCGTAACTCCGCTCTTTCGAAGAACTCCGAAACTGAGGGGTTTTAAGAGCTTGAATGAGAAGAACATAGTGGTCAGCATCTATCAGCTTGAAAAGAATTTTGCTGCCGGAGACATTGTAAATCCGAAAACCCTGAGAGAAAAAGATGTCATTCGGAAAGATAAGCCTTTTGTGAAGATATTGGCGGATGGAGAATTGAAGAAAAAACTCACGATCGAAGGCTGTATAGTTTCAAAGAGCGCAGAGAAGAAAATAAAAGATGCGGGCGGAGATATCAGGCCATTAATAAAACCTAATATTGCATAATTTATGCTTAAAAAAGCGATAAGGATATTTAAGGATAAGGAACTCCGCGATAAGATAATTTTTGTTGCGGTCATGATGGTTATATTCAGGATCTTGTCGCATATCCCTATTCCTATAGTTGACTATGCCCAGCTTAAGGATTATTTCAGAAGCAATCAGCTGCTTGGTTTTTTGAGCTTATTCACGGGCGGAGGCATGGAGAATTTTTCACTCGTTATGCTCGGTGTCGGGCCTTACATCACGGCTTCGATCATTATGCAGCTTCTTACGATGATATTTCCAAATTTGAAGGAGATATATCAGGAATCGGGTGAAGAAGGCAGGCAGAAGTTCAATCAATACACCAGATATCTTGCAGTTCCGCTTTCGGCGCTCCAAGGATACTCGATGATATTCCTTCTCCGAAGCCAGGGCATAATAGGAATCCTTGATAATTTTGAATTGGCTGTGGCAATATCCTCAATTACGGCGGGAACCATCCTTCTGATGTGGATCGGAGAACTGATCTCGGAAAAGAAGATCGGCAACGGAGTTTCCCTTATCATATTCGCAGGAATAGTCACGGGACTTCCGACTGTTGCGCAACAGACGTTGATGACGATCGAAGGAAAATTCCTGGAAGTAGTTGTTATGCTGATCCTGGTGCTAGTTGTCGTTCTTAGTGTCGTATTCATTACGGAAGCTCAGAGGAATATTCCGGTTTCTTATGCCAGAAGAATAAGAGGCGGGAAGACATACGGAGGCGTGTCTACATTTTTGCCGCTCAGGGTGAACTCGGCGGGAATGATCCCGATCATATTCGCAATGTCCCTCATATTATTTCCGGGAATAATCGCTTCTTTTCTCGTAAATAATCCGAATCAGCAGGTTGCAAGCGCGGCGGTTTTTGTCAGGGATCTTTTCCAGAACGAAACTTTTTATGGGTCTTTATACTTCATATTGGTCTTCCTGTTCACATATTTCTATACCTCTATAGTTTTTGATCCGAAAAACGTTGCAGAGAACCTGCAGAAACATGGCGGATTTGTTCCGGGAATAAGGCCGGGAAACAGCACTGCCGAATATCTGGGAAAGGTTTTGAGCAGGATAACGTTCGTGGGCGCGCTGTTTTTGGGGCTGATCGCAGTCCTTCCGTTCATTGCCAAGGCGATGACCAATGTTACGACTATGGCGATCGGAGGCGCTTCGGTGCTGATAGTTGTCGGTGTGGTTCTTGATTCAATAAGACAGATCGATTCTCAGCTTACAATGCGAGACTATGATGAAATATAGCATGATTCAAATACGAAACTTTTTAATGGCCTGAATTGTATTCGGGCCGTTATTTTATCTTAAGGCAGAAGATATGAAAAAGGGATTACCCAGAATTCAGCAAGTATCAATTAAGGGATTCTTATGCCGTGATAATAAAGTATTATTGCTGAAGACGCCAAAAAGCGATAAAAACGATGGCACTTGGGAGCTTCCCGGAGGAAGGATGGATTTTGGTGAAAGTGTGGAGGAAGCTTTCAGCAGAGAAATGAAAGAAGAACTTGGTTTTGAAAAGGCGGTAATGGGCAAGCTTTTGAACTCCTGGTCGTTCATGTCTGTCAGGGAAGGAATCGACCACCATTTTATAATATTTGATTTTGAGATTTATTCCGATGAGAGTAAAATAAAATTAAGCGATGAGCATGATGAATATAGATGGATCGGAGAAGGGGAGTTCGAAAAGCTTAATATGCGGGAAGGCCATAAAGAAACTTTAAGAAAATATTTCGGTAACACGAAGAATTGAATTATGAAAATTATAAAGCCTAAAAAATTGCAGAAAGGAGATGCTGTTGCCATAGTTTCTCCGTCCGGATCGGTTCCTCAGGAACTGAGGGGTCAATTCGATCGCGGAGCAGATTTTTTGAAGGAATTGGGATTGGAGGTCAGGATTATGAAGAATGCGCTTGGAAAATATTATTATTCTTCAGGCACGATCGAAGAAAGGCTGGCTGATCTTCGTGAAGCGTTCGCTGATAAGAGCGTGAAGGCAGTGATCATGTCCATAGGAGGAACGACTGCGAATCAGCTTCTGGAAGGATTAGATTTTGATCTCATAAGAAGAAATCCGAAAATGTTCATGGGGATAAGCGATGGAACAACATTGCTTAATCCTATTTTCCGGAATACGGGAATCATCACTTATCATGGACCTGATCTGGTGTTTACTTTTGGACGACCGGTCTCCGGAGCTGTTATGAAAAACCTGCGAGAAACATTTTTTGACGGCAGTGTGGGCGAATTATCTGCGAATCCTGACTGGCGCGGCTTGGAAGATCTTAACAGGGATCAGAAATATGAAGGGTGGCGGTGCATCCGCGGAGGAGAGGCGAGCGGGAAGCTGATCGGCGGAAATGTGAATTGCCTTATGAATTTGGACAATACGGATTTCCGGCCCGACTATAAAGATAAGGTCTTATTTCTGGAGGCCTACATGATGCCTGTTCAGGAATTGGATACGGCTTTCACGCATTTCCGGCAGGCGAATGTTTTTAATGAGATCTCGGGCTTGGTTATAGGGCATTTTTACGGTTCCCATATGATCGATAG
The DNA window shown above is from Candidatus Paceibacterota bacterium and carries:
- the rpsC gene encoding 30S ribosomal protein S3, with the protein product MGHKINPFLHRLGIMRDWKSRWFNMKKYRQYLRNDIELREFLNKKLEKAAVDDIIIERSANSVTVNISSARPGVIIGRGGTGAEELRAEIMKIVKEKVEVRVNINEIRSPELNARLVAQGVAEQIEKRSPFRRTLKQAIERTMQNKTAQGVKIAISGRLDGAEMARTEWLSNGKIPLHTFRADVDFAKYNAYTTYGVVGIKVWIYKGEVFNEKSK
- the rplP gene encoding 50S ribosomal protein L16, with protein sequence MLMPKKVKHRKYQKGRMRGLSYKGNTIAHGSFALKSLEAYLISSRQIEAARRAMTRYIQRGGKIWIRIFPDKPITKKSAEVPMGVGKGSLDHFAAVVQPGRILFEMDGVKEEVAREAMKRAADKLPVKTRFISKEELGY
- the rpmC gene encoding 50S ribosomal protein L29: MKIKEIREKSEKELQNMVRTEKEKLKKLRFSLSSKQLKNYNVIGETKKNIAKAKTILKEKSQISNKETN
- the rpsQ gene encoding 30S ribosomal protein S17 codes for the protein MKKETKKVNIIVKKRRVLHGVVVSDKMDKTVVVRVDRLKMDSKYKKRYKVSKKYKAHDEENKLKEGDLVEITENKPMSKDKKWVAQKIK
- the rplN gene encoding 50S ribosomal protein L14, with the translated sequence MIQQGTGLNVADNSGAKFARCIKVLGGTRKRYAKIGDVIVITIKTAEPRQQVKKGEVQRAVIIRQKRAYRRKDGSYVRFDDNAVVIVDKDLVTPKGTRVFGPVARELREKGFMKIISLAPELI
- the rplX gene encoding 50S ribosomal protein L24; its protein translation is MKIKSNDNVMILAGKDKGKKGKVSKVMRKESKVVVEGVNIIKKHIKARKAGDKGQIVTFPSPIDVSNVMLICPKCNKETRVGHLVLENGEKHRICKKCNQEIETKPVNN
- the rplE gene encoding 50S ribosomal protein L5 → MYTSRLKEKYRKEIVPKLQKEHGYKNNMAVPKIIKVVVNAGLGKILKNNADDLERISEDFAKITGQKGVITKARMAISGFKIRQGMAVGIKTTLRGNNMYDFLDKLINVSLPQIRDFRGFSKKSFDGKGNFSIGIREHIVFPEAQKDNIKSIFGLEIVIVTNVKTDEEALKLLTKIGFPIFENN
- a CDS encoding type Z 30S ribosomal protein S14, whose translation is MARLALKVKALKKPKFSTRIIRRCWKCGRNRGYIRKFDLCRICIRELVSKGEIPGLKKSSW
- the rpsH gene encoding 30S ribosomal protein S8 codes for the protein MTMTDPIADMLTRIRNAQKTNKSVVAMPSSKFKLAIAKILKTEGYIEDTIQHKKGMKITLEIVLRKIDDHYAISGIEKVSRPGQRAYVRRNNLPKVLGGYGIAIVSTSKGVMTNIEAKKSGLGGEVVCRVW
- the rplF gene encoding 50S ribosomal protein L6, giving the protein MSKIGKKPIEIPAGVNVSVDKENNVTIKGPKGELKTAFDIRLNIEIKENKIFVTPNKKGDNEIFPMWGLTRAMIQNMIVGAEKGYEKKLELQGVGFKVAAKGKDLEFNLGFSHPIIFKAIQGIDFKIDKNIVTVSGVDKQLVGQVAADIRSLKEPEPYKGKGVRYVGEYVRRKEGKKVAGTTA
- the rplR gene encoding 50S ribosomal protein L18 codes for the protein MKTSEKAKRKARIRRHNRVRAKVAGTKEVPRLSVFRSNKGFFIQLIDDNEGKTLASVDSKEIKEAKKKTDAAKEGGKLIAKKAIEKKITKAVFDRGGYKYHGRIKAVAEGAREGGLKF
- a CDS encoding 30S ribosomal protein S5, which translates into the protein MIQEEKKDDKKFRGKFRGKRRERNEYDQKVIDIARVTRVVKGGKRFSFRTTMVIGNKHGKVGVGIAKGADMKISTEKAYASAKKNIVDINIKGNTIPYPISYKLGGARIILRPASKGTGIMAGGAVRSVMALVGINDITGKMLGSGSKIVNARAAIEALQQFSVKKVGEIRVDEMKKRRDSKAAANAEKNKDIKKAAAPADMKKTDQKTEVKSEKKQ
- the rplO gene encoding 50S ribosomal protein L15, coding for MQLHQIKPDKRKKRKEIGRGGMHGHSATRGTKGQKARSGRGGKTKSFEGTVTPLFRRTPKLRGFKSLNEKNIVVSIYQLEKNFAAGDIVNPKTLREKDVIRKDKPFVKILADGELKKKLTIEGCIVSKSAEKKIKDAGGDIRPLIKPNIA
- the secY gene encoding preprotein translocase subunit SecY is translated as MLKKAIRIFKDKELRDKIIFVAVMMVIFRILSHIPIPIVDYAQLKDYFRSNQLLGFLSLFTGGGMENFSLVMLGVGPYITASIIMQLLTMIFPNLKEIYQESGEEGRQKFNQYTRYLAVPLSALQGYSMIFLLRSQGIIGILDNFELAVAISSITAGTILLMWIGELISEKKIGNGVSLIIFAGIVTGLPTVAQQTLMTIEGKFLEVVVMLILVLVVVLSVVFITEAQRNIPVSYARRIRGGKTYGGVSTFLPLRVNSAGMIPIIFAMSLILFPGIIASFLVNNPNQQVASAAVFVRDLFQNETFYGSLYFILVFLFTYFYTSIVFDPKNVAENLQKHGGFVPGIRPGNSTAEYLGKVLSRITFVGALFLGLIAVLPFIAKAMTNVTTMAIGGASVLIVVGVVLDSIRQIDSQLTMRDYDEI
- a CDS encoding NUDIX domain-containing protein; protein product: MKKGLPRIQQVSIKGFLCRDNKVLLLKTPKSDKNDGTWELPGGRMDFGESVEEAFSREMKEELGFEKAVMGKLLNSWSFMSVREGIDHHFIIFDFEIYSDESKIKLSDEHDEYRWIGEGEFEKLNMREGHKETLRKYFGNTKN
- a CDS encoding S66 peptidase family protein, coding for MKIIKPKKLQKGDAVAIVSPSGSVPQELRGQFDRGADFLKELGLEVRIMKNALGKYYYSSGTIEERLADLREAFADKSVKAVIMSIGGTTANQLLEGLDFDLIRRNPKMFMGISDGTTLLNPIFRNTGIITYHGPDLVFTFGRPVSGAVMKNLRETFFDGSVGELSANPDWRGLEDLNRDQKYEGWRCIRGGEASGKLIGGNVNCLMNLDNTDFRPDYKDKVLFLEAYMMPVQELDTAFTHFRQANVFNEISGLVIGHFYGSHMIDRDQDRRVSDVILEASGKYSFPILEIGELGHNVENYVMPIGCNATIDATKMRFSIDETTSE